The Anas platyrhynchos isolate ZD024472 breed Pekin duck chromosome 1, IASCAAS_PekinDuck_T2T, whole genome shotgun sequence genomic sequence CAGCCGGTCCCCGTAGCTGTGGATGTCAAAGGCCGCCCGTTCCTCCTGCGGGataaaaggggtgggggggtcagggcggcccccccagcccccctccagccccccaccaccccgccacctgcctgctcctgcagcagcggCCCCATCTTCTCCTCCCACTGGCGGATGTGCTGCGACAGCTCCGTCTCCTGCACGTAGCGCTGCGAGTTGGCGATGAacagctcctggggggggggaaaaaggggatggggggagcaCGGGGACGGGGGGAGCACGGGGACAGGGGGTGCCCCGAGCCCATGGGTGCTGTCTGTGTGACACCTACCACGTTCCTCCTCACCAGCTCCTCGTAGCTCAGCGTGTCCAAGTCGCAGGGACCTGGGAGAGGGCCaagtggtgctggggggggggggggcagcgtgGTGCCAGCCCCCGCGGTGCTGAGCGGGGaaggggagcccccccccgggctgctgctgagcgGGGGGAGccctcccacagccccccacAAGAGCTCACCCACGTCTCCCTCGACCGCCGGCTCCAGGGCGTGCAGCTGGAAGTCCTCCTGCTCCAGAAAATCCTCTGCGGGCAGGGGGGGGCAGGCTCAGCACCGCGGCTGCCAGGCCCTGTGGATGCTCagtgccccccccggggggctccaCTCATACCTGGGCCTTCCTCAGCGTCCCCCCTGAAGTCATCCTCGTGCTCCTCTTCCAGCGCCTCCGGCTCCTCCTCGCGCTCCAGTGGCGGCACCCAGGGCGGCCTCTGGGGGAGCAGCGCTGAGCCCAGCGCCCCCCCGAGacccccagtccccccccctgagccccccagccccgtccccgctcaccgccctgctctgcagcttcctCTGTGCCGCCAGCcgctccttcagctgcttccAGTACAGCACCTCCAGGTCTGCAGGCACCGCATGGGCACGGCCTCAGCGCCCCACGGCCCCACAGCGACGGGTGGGggtcccctgcagcccccccctccTGACACCCCCCCACTCACCCGCGAACGTCGGCCCCTTCCTCTTCGTTCTCCTGCCGTCTGCAGCGTCGCTGTCTGTGGGAAGCAGGAGGGGagtccccgtgtccctgtcAGTGTCCCCTGAGCAGGTGCCCGGTGGCCCCACCAGGGCAGCACCCAGTGGGGCGCAGAGCTCTGCCCTGCTTGGGCTAAAATTCTGGGTTAGACCCAAAATTTGTGTgctgccaggagttggactccatccctgtgggtcccttccaactcatcaaataaaaataaataaaataaaataaaaaagccaccTGCTCCTCCCTCCTCGAAGCCCTATGAGGGCTGAGGGGCAGCCGCTGTACCCCGCACCCCACCCGGCAAATTGGGGCGCACACGGGGAGCACTGGGGCAGCACCAGGCCCCCCATCAGAGCTCCTGCCCCGAACCCGCAGCAGGGTGGGAGGTGGCAGAGCTGTGACACTCACAGGAGGCAGAGAACCACTTCAAGAAGTCCTGCAGCTTCCTCGGCCCCTTCCTTTTCCGCTTGCTCCCGACCACGTCGTCCAGGCCCTGCGGCACCAGGAAGGGTCTCCCTGCAGGCAGAGGGGGGTGAGCCACACAAGCAGCTccggggcagggggcaggcaggCGTCCCGGCCCCTCCCCAGGCACCTTTCTTGAAGGGTTTGTCTTCGGAGTCCCCAAAGGGGTCCAGGCTCTGCCACGGGTCCAGCATCTGGGGGAGGAAGTGAGCCCTCAGCCGGGACGGGGGCAGCGGAGCTGCGGGGATCCCCCGGCACCAGCACGGCACAGAgcggggtggggagggcagggacagcCGGGGGCttcccgcagcacccaggcagcactgctgccccCCCAGCTCATCTCCAGGCCCTCACCTTGATGTGttcctgggggtcctgggcagGGGCTCGCTCCCGCAGCGCGTAGCCCTTGGCTTGGGGCGCACCCTGGCAGACACAAAGCGTCAGGCAGCAGCGAGCCGTGGGCAGCCGGGCTCCGGggcaggagccaggagctgtggggccccccccacaccctgcCTGCCCTACCCTCTGCGCCTCGATGTGCTCATCGGCAGCCGCAGCCATTTCCACGTTGTCCTCGGGGACCATGGGCAAGTCGTCCCCGCTGTCGTCCGGCCCTGCAGCACCTACGGGGACAGCAGgatgcagccaggagctgggacGGCCTCTCCTGGGGTCTCCCTTCTCCACCCTGCCTGAGGGGgagcttccctggggagttttaCTCCTTAAATCACAACACCCGGGCCGGCTGGGGGTGCGCAGAGGACGGGAGCACCTCTGGGAGCAGCACGGCGCCCCCCGGGCACGCAGGGcgggacggacggacagaccCCACCGCCAGCCCCTCACCTCCATCCTCAGAGAAGTTCAGTGCCTGCACGGGCGTCGCACCAGCGCCGAGGTGCAGGGGCTCCCTGCCGCCACCGAGGACCGAGGACCGGGCTCCTGGGAGGTGACAGAGGCTGGGGGTCACCGCGGCCCCACACGCAGAGTGGCCAcggtggcagggcaggggcagctccccaggctggGCCCTGCCTTTGCTCAGCCCCAGGTCTCCCCCACGCCCAATTTTCAGCAGTAACCACCCCCTGTGCTGGCAGTCCGGGTGTTTTTGACAGAGACagggcagcagaggagaggCAGAGCCGCATCTCCTCCACCCCCAGGAGCGGGGCCGAGAGCTCGCAGCCTCTCGAGGCAGAGGGCAAGCGAAGCCCCCCAGCGGGGCAGCCCCGCTccgtgctgcctcctgccccacgCAGCCCCTCACCCCGGCCCCGTACCTGCGGCTCCAGCGACGCTCCCCTCGTGGTGCCAGTCCTGCAGGCCCGtgggcaggagcccccccagctccagcatGAAGGCGCCGGTGGCGTGGGGGGTGCAGGTGTTCATGCGGAAATCCTTGCGGCTGGCCAGCACCTCGCCCTTgtggctggggacatggggacaacgGGCCCGTCATGCAGGCTCCTGGAGCCCTCAGGattattcctcctcctcctcctcctcctcctcctcctcctcctcctcctcctcctcctcctcctcccccctgcctcccgGGTTTAACGGGGACAGGGCCATTCCCCCCACGATGGCACGGGGACAGCCCGGCCGTACTGCAGCACGAGCTGGGGGCCCAGTTGGACACCGGGGGGGCGGTGAGGTGGGCTCTCACCTGAACAGGGGGTTGTTCCTCTTCTCAGCCTCCTCCGGGGGCACCAAAGACATCGGGGTCAGGGGAACAATGTTCACAGCCTGCGGGGACGAGAACAGGAGCGTGGCTGCCACTGCTGGGGGCCGGACGGGGGCTGCGCGGGCACAGCATGGGCAGCGCTGCCCCTCGCAGCCCCAGGGGACGAGAAGGCCACCAGCAGGTTCCCTTACGCTGGGCTGCTGGTCCCTCCTCATGTCCAcgctgccctggctgctgtcCTTGATGTCGTCCAGGGAGAGGAACTGCAGAGAGAGAGGCCCGTGGTGGTGACCagctggcagcggggccgggcgtgCTGCACCACGGCACCCCGTGGgggcccagagctgctgctgcacggcCGGGACCGAACAGAGGGAAAAACTCTGGGTTTGGGGCCTCTGCCAGGACAGGAGCtggcctttaaggtccctttaacagatggtctttaaggtccctttaaTAGGTGGCCTTTGGGGTCCCTTTAACCTTTGGGGTCCCTTCCGACCTGAGCCGTGCCAGCCGAAGGAAGGCTCAGGCACAGGACAGGTCCCCAGGTGCTGTGCAGGGGACAAGctctcccagcagggctacgagGCAGCAAATCCCTTCCCTGGGAGGCCACGCAGGAGTTTCGTGACCAAAAAACCTCCCAAGGAGCCCCTGCttgggggcgggagggggcagACGTGGggctgaaggcagcagggagcacagcGCCCCGTcccctcacctcctcctcctccgtccCGAAGGTTGCGTCGGCGTCCCTGCCGTCCTCCCCCACggagcagggctgcttctcccgCCTGTCAGGGAGCAGAAACGCGGTCAGGAGCTGGGCAGCACCGGGTAAAGGCtcgggcagagcagcagcagccttcccccagcccagccgTGGCGCACACAGCTACTGGCGCAGCGTCCCGTGTCTCCAGGCAGGACTCCCAGGCACGGACAGCCACGGCATCAGCTCGTTCCCTGACCCCCACGGTCCtgccggtgctggggggctgcaaaGGAATCAGGACCTGAGGGAAGAGAGGACTGAGTCCATCCAGCAAATCCTATCTTGAACAAAAACGTCCCGCCCAGCTCAGGAGCTCAATTGGAAAGAGGAGAAGGTTTCGCTGCAAGGCAGCAACGCAGCGTGGAGATAATTTGGGGGATGTTCAGGAACCCCTGCAGCAGCTTCacggtgctgcagccccagcagagcctcCCGATGGCTCCCAATGAGGTTTGGGGCTGGCTGAGCCAGAGGACACGGCTCCCGCAGGGGCTGCCCGAGCCCAGCCCCCTCTGGTGCCAGGCACCTCACAAAAACCCTCAGGTTTTACAAAATCCACCCGAGggcacacagaaacacagcacGGTGTCGCAAGCTGACCCCTCCTTGTGGGAGCCAGGTTCTGAACTCGAGCCGGGTTGGCAGGAGCCGACTTGTGCAAGACAATTTGGGAACTGCGACTGCAAGGGCAgcgccctgctccctgccacggGGGGGAAACAAATCACGAGGCTCTGCCACAGGGGGCACGTCGTGTGCCAAGGGGCGTGCTGAGGGGTGCAGGGCACGGCCCCCTCCTTACCCAACAGCCGGGTGACAAAACCCCAGCACGGTGCTGCTGGAAATGCTCCGGGGGAAGAGCTCGGCCCCACGCCCCCGAGACAGAACCGAGTCCCGGCGGGGCGCTCAAACCGCCTGCAGAAATCCTCGCCCCCAGAGAACGCCTCCTGGGGCTG encodes the following:
- the NCAPH2 gene encoding condensin-2 complex subunit H2 isoform X1, whose amino-acid sequence is MEDVESRFLHLLQPIRDLTKNWEVDVAAQLGEYLEELDQISISFDGGKTTMNFIEAALVIQGSACIYSRKVEYLYSLVYQALDFISNKKREKQPCSVGEDGRDADATFGTEEEEFLSLDDIKDSSQGSVDMRRDQQPSAVNIVPLTPMSLVPPEEAEKRNNPLFSHKGEVLASRKDFRMNTCTPHATGAFMLELGGLLPTGLQDWHHEGSVAGAAGARSSVLGGGREPLHLGAGATPVQALNFSEDGGAAGPDDSGDDLPMVPEDNVEMAAAADEHIEAQRGAPQAKGYALRERAPAQDPQEHIKMLDPWQSLDPFGDSEDKPFKKGRPFLVPQGLDDVVGSKRKRKGPRKLQDFLKWFSASYSDAADGRRTKRKGPTFADLEVLYWKQLKERLAAQRKLQSRARPPWVPPLEREEEPEALEEEHEDDFRGDAEEGPEDFLEQEDFQLHALEPAVEGDVAPLGPLPGPCDLDTLSYEELVRRNVELFIANSQRYVQETELSQHIRQWEEKMGPLLQEQEERAAFDIHSYGDRLAARFGRLGEWQPFRSLVAGLPAFEVCRCMLASLQLANDYTVEVAQDPGLEEAVDTMRLRLLRQGQARERFQNYRASVLCD
- the NCAPH2 gene encoding condensin-2 complex subunit H2 isoform X2 — encoded protein: MEDVESRFLHLLQPIRDLTKNWEVDVAAQLGEYLEELDQISISFDGGKTTMNFIEAALVIQGSACIYSRKVEYLYSLVYQALDFISNKKREKQPCSVGEDGRDADATFGTEEEEFLSLDDIKDSSQGSVDMRRDQQPSAVNIVPLTPMSLVPPEEAEKRNNPLFSHKGEVLASRKDFRMNTCTPHATGAFMLELGGLLPTGLQDWHHEGSVAGAAGARSSVLGGGREPLHLGAGATPVQALNFSEDGGAAGPDDSGDDLPMVPEDNVEMAAAADEHIEAQRGAPQAKGYALRERAPAQDPQEHIKMLDPWQSLDPFGDSEDKPFKKGRPFLVPQGLDDVVGSKRKRKGPRKLQDFLKWFSASYSDAADGRRTKRKGPTFADLEVLYWKQLKERLAAQRKLQSRARPPWVPPLEREEEPEALEEEHEDDFRGDAEEGPEDFLEQEDFQLHALEPAVEGDVGPCDLDTLSYEELVRRNVELFIANSQRYVQETELSQHIRQWEEKMGPLLQEQEERAAFDIHSYGDRLAARFGRLGEWQPFRSLVAGLPAFEVCRCMLASLQLANDYTVEVAQDPGLEEAVDTMRLRLLRQGQARERFQNYRASVLCD